The following coding sequences are from one Arcobacter sp. CECT 8986 window:
- a CDS encoding TIGR01777 family oxidoreductase, giving the protein MKTIAITGASGFVGTSLKNFFGNLGYNMVSIKREFLNNKQELENIVSSSDFIINLAGANIINRWSDEYKQLLYSSRIDTTKKIVEAINNVENKPKLLISTSAVGIYNNKHRYDEKGDFSNDFLSNLCQTWEEEAKKADTKVSIFRFGIVLGKDGGALAKMMLPFKLGLGGIIGSGKQPFSYIHIDDLLNAYKFVIENCVEDTFNLTAPEPTTNYGLTKALGKALSRPTIFPVPEFVLKLIFSEGAKVLTDGQEVVPKKLLDLGFKFKYNNIQETVNSLV; this is encoded by the coding sequence ATGAAAACTATAGCAATAACAGGTGCAAGTGGATTTGTAGGCACTTCACTTAAAAACTTTTTTGGAAATTTAGGATACAACATGGTTTCTATAAAAAGAGAGTTTTTGAATAATAAACAAGAACTTGAAAATATAGTTTCATCAAGTGATTTTATAATCAATCTTGCAGGTGCAAACATTATAAATAGATGGTCAGATGAATATAAACAACTTCTTTATTCAAGTAGAATAGATACTACAAAAAAGATAGTTGAAGCTATTAATAATGTGGAAAATAAACCCAAACTTCTTATTTCAACTTCTGCTGTTGGAATATACAATAATAAACATAGATATGATGAAAAAGGTGATTTTTCAAATGACTTTTTATCAAACCTATGCCAAACTTGGGAAGAAGAAGCAAAAAAAGCAGATACTAAAGTATCTATTTTTAGATTTGGTATTGTTTTAGGAAAAGATGGAGGAGCATTAGCAAAAATGATGTTGCCTTTTAAATTAGGTCTTGGAGGAATTATAGGAAGTGGTAAACAACCATTCTCTTATATTCATATTGATGATTTATTAAATGCTTATAAGTTTGTTATAGAAAATTGTGTTGAAGATACTTTTAACCTAACAGCACCAGAACCTACAACAAATTATGGACTTACAAAAGCATTAGGAAAAGCATTAAGTAGACCAACAATCTTTCCAGTACCAGAATTTGTGCTAAAACTAATATTTAGTGAAGGTGCAAAGGTATTAACTGATGGGCAAGAAGTAGTGCCAAAAAAACTTTTAGATTTAGGTTTTAAATTTAAATATAATAATATACAAGAAACAGTAAATAGTTTAGTTTAA
- the hisA gene encoding 1-(5-phosphoribosyl)-5-[(5-phosphoribosylamino)methylideneamino]imidazole-4-carboxamide isomerase, giving the protein MDILPAIDLKDGKAVRLSKGLMESAKIYSDEPWQVAKRFEELGSKWLHIVDLNGAFKGSPANLEQIRKIRENCNLKIELGGGIRDEETIKMYLELGVDRLILGSIAVKDPQFVKDMATRYPIAVGIDAKDGMVAVEGWAEVSNMKATELAKEFANAGVQAIICTDISKDGMLCGVNVEFTQSIALASGVDTIASGGVKDITDIVNCKNNGNVAGVIVGKAFYEGTIDLEEAFKVL; this is encoded by the coding sequence ATGGATATATTACCAGCAATTGATTTGAAAGATGGAAAAGCTGTAAGACTTAGTAAAGGATTAATGGAGAGTGCGAAAATATACTCTGATGAACCATGGCAAGTTGCAAAAAGATTTGAAGAACTAGGAAGTAAATGGCTTCATATTGTTGATTTAAATGGTGCTTTTAAAGGTAGTCCAGCGAACCTAGAACAAATAAGAAAAATTAGAGAAAATTGTAATCTTAAAATTGAGCTTGGTGGTGGAATTAGAGATGAAGAGACTATCAAAATGTATTTAGAACTTGGCGTTGATAGACTTATTTTAGGTTCAATTGCGGTAAAAGATCCTCAGTTTGTAAAAGATATGGCTACACGTTATCCAATTGCTGTTGGAATTGATGCAAAAGATGGAATGGTTGCAGTTGAAGGTTGGGCAGAAGTATCAAATATGAAAGCAACTGAACTTGCAAAAGAGTTTGCAAATGCAGGTGTTCAAGCAATTATTTGTACTGATATTTCAAAAGATGGTATGCTTTGTGGTGTAAATGTAGAGTTTACTCAAAGTATTGCTCTTGCAAGTGGTGTTGATACAATTGCAAGTGGTGGAGTAAAAGATATTACTGATATTGTTAACTGTAAAAATAATGGAAATGTTGCAGGTGTGATTGTTGGTAAAGCTTTTTATGAAGGTACTATTGATTTAGAAGAAGCCTTTAAAGTTTTATAA
- a CDS encoding MFS transporter, protein MKKKIDNLYSKISNEEDARVCKAIDENACKVVPGNFFLTIISYFFNKLSDSIANTKVVLPWIMHALNVPVFLIGFLVPIRESGALLPQLLIAAYVRKMPIRKYIWSLGAFLQAVSMFGIGIVAYTMQGLSAGYAIIALMVLFSLARGLSSVASKDVVGKTIPKTRRGMLNGYSASLAGLLVIFLGIYFLINGKKPFSAENFGVLLTIAGFFWIIAAAVYAQIKEFPGETDGGGNAAIVAFKKLSILKTDKPFRLFVITRAMFLCSVLSTPFYVVIAQQHSNSDTYLLGLFILSSGLASLLSAPIWGKFSDISSKKVMIIGSTITVILGFIVFFISVYEKSLLSSIYFMPTLYFLLSIGYQGIRIGRKTYLVDLAEGNKRTDYVAVSNTLIGIILLFSGFIGALNNIIGLNGIILFLSVIGLIGVILALNLKEIEE, encoded by the coding sequence TTGAAGAAAAAAATTGATAATTTATACTCAAAAATCTCAAATGAAGAAGATGCTAGAGTCTGTAAAGCAATAGATGAAAATGCTTGTAAAGTAGTTCCTGGAAACTTTTTTCTTACAATTATCAGTTATTTTTTTAATAAACTTTCAGATTCAATTGCTAATACAAAAGTTGTGTTACCTTGGATTATGCATGCACTTAATGTACCTGTTTTTTTGATTGGATTTTTAGTTCCAATTAGAGAATCAGGCGCACTATTACCCCAACTTTTAATAGCAGCCTATGTAAGAAAAATGCCTATAAGAAAATATATTTGGTCTTTAGGAGCATTTTTACAAGCAGTTAGTATGTTTGGTATTGGGATTGTTGCTTATACTATGCAAGGATTAAGTGCTGGATATGCAATAATTGCATTGATGGTACTATTTAGTTTAGCAAGGGGTCTTAGTTCTGTTGCATCTAAAGATGTAGTAGGTAAAACTATTCCAAAAACAAGAAGAGGTATGCTAAATGGATACTCTGCAAGTCTTGCTGGCCTTTTAGTTATATTTCTTGGAATATATTTTCTTATAAATGGTAAAAAACCTTTTAGTGCAGAAAACTTTGGTGTATTACTTACTATTGCTGGATTTTTTTGGATTATAGCAGCAGCTGTTTATGCTCAAATAAAGGAGTTTCCAGGAGAAACTGATGGTGGAGGAAATGCTGCTATTGTTGCATTTAAAAAACTTAGTATTTTAAAAACAGACAAACCTTTTAGATTGTTTGTAATAACAAGAGCAATGTTTTTATGCTCAGTTTTAAGTACACCATTCTATGTAGTAATCGCACAACAACACTCCAACTCAGATACTTATCTTTTAGGATTATTTATACTTTCTAGTGGATTGGCTAGCTTATTATCTGCTCCAATTTGGGGTAAATTTTCTGATATTTCAAGTAAAAAAGTTATGATTATTGGCTCTACTATTACAGTTATTTTAGGCTTTATTGTATTTTTTATAAGTGTATATGAAAAATCACTTCTTTCATCTATTTATTTTATGCCAACTTTATACTTTTTATTAAGTATTGGATATCAAGGAATAAGAATAGGAAGAAAGACATATTTAGTTGATTTAGCTGAAGGAAATAAAAGAACTGATTATGTTGCAGTAAGTAATACACTAATTGGAATTATCTTACTTTTTAGTGGATTTATAGGAGCACTAAATAATATTATTGGACTAAATGGAATTATCTTATTTTTATCAGTTATTGGACTTATTGGAGTTATATTAGC